The genomic DNA TGTGTCATCGGCGATGGGGAGGCGGAGACCGGCCCGTTGGCCGCCTCATGGCATTCGAACAAATTCCTCAATCCCGTCACCGATGGAGCCGTGCTGCCGATCCTGCACTTGAACGGCTACAAGATCGCGAATCCGACCATCCTGGCACGGATCAGTCATGACGAGCTGCACAGTCTGCTCATCGGATACGGCTACGAACCGTACTATGTCGAAGGCTCAGAGCCGGAGCCGATGCACCAAGCGATGGCGGGCACATTGGATGCGGTGTTGGCGCATATCAAGTCGATTCAACAGAAGGCCCGGCAACAAGCGGCTGAAGGCCAGGGACTTCCCGCTCGGCCACGGTGGCCCGTGATCGTCTTGCGCAGTCCAAAAGGATGGACAGGGCCCAAGGAGGTCGACGGTAAGAGAACCGAAGGCTATTGGAGATCGCACCAGGTGCCGATGGCGGAGATGGCGTCCAAACCGGCCCATATCGGGCTTTTGGAATCCTGGATGAAGAGCTATCGGCCGAACGAATTGTTCGACGAGAACGGTACCTTGATGCCGGAACTGGCGGCGCTCGCACCGTCGGGACAGCATCGGATGGGGGCCAACCCTCATGCCAACGGCGGATTGCTGCTGCGGGACCTTCGTCTTCCCGATTTCCGCGACTATGCCGTGGATGTGTCGATACCGGGAGCCGTCGTCGGCGAGGCGACCAAGGTACTGGGTTCGTTTTTACGCGATACGGTTACCAAGAACATGCGTAACCGGAATTTCCGTATCATGGCTCCGGACGAGCTTACCTCGAACCGGCTCGGCGCCGTGCTGGATGTGTCGGATCGGGTCTGGATGGCGGAACGAGAGCCGGACGACGATCACCTCGCCCCGGACGGTCGCTCGATGGAAATCTTGAGCGAGCATACGTGCCAGGGCTGGCTCGAAGGGTATCTGCTCACGGGCCGGCACGGATTGTTTACGACCTACGAAGCCTTCGTCCATATCGTCGATTCCATGTTCAACCAGCATGCCAAATGGCTCAAGACCTGCCATGAGATTCCGTGGCGGCGGCCCGTCGCGTCGCTGAATTATTTGCTGACGTCCCACGTCTGGCGACAGGACCACAACGGGTTCTCTCATCAAGATCCGGGTTTCATCGACCATGTCGTCAACAAGAAGGCCGACGTGATCCGGATCTATCTGCCGCCGGACGCCAATTGCCTGTTGTCGGTCATGGACCACTGCCTGCGCAGCCGGGACTACGTCAACCTTATCGTGGCCGGCAAGCAGCCGGCCCTGCAGTATATGGACATGGACGCAGCCGTGAAACATTGCACGGCGGGAATCGGGATTTGGGAATGGGCGAGCAACGACAAAGGCGGCGAGCCGGACGTCGTGATGGGCTGCGCCGGCGATATTCCGACGCTCGAGACCTTGGCCGCCGTCCAGCTGTTGCGCGAGTATGTGCCGTCGCTCAAGATCCGGGTCGTCAACGTGGTCGATCTGATGAAGTTGCAGGACAAGAATGAGCATCCGCACGGATTGCCGGACAAGCATTTCGACACATTTTTCACCGCCGACAAGCCGATCATCTTCGCCTATCACGGTTATCCCTGGCTGATCCACCGACTCACGTACCGGCGGACCAATCACAAGAATCTGCACGTGCGCGGCTACAAGGAAGAGGGCACGACCACCACGCCGTTCGACATGGTATTCCTGAACGACATGGACCGGTATCACCTGGCTTCCGACGTGATCGAACGCGTCGGTCTGGGATCGGCGGCGGCCTATGCCAAGCAGGCCATCCGCGATAAGCGGATCGAGCACAAAGAATACATCAGGAAGCACGGAGAAGACATGCCGGAGATCCGTGAATGGAAATGGGACGCGAGCAAAAGCTTCATGGGAAGGACACGGCCGTCGACGAATGCTACCGGCTGATCATTCGTCCTTCGCATATCGTCACGTCGTTCATTCTTCCAACATGAGTGAAGACGCCTCCACCGACCTGCTGCGATGCGCCAGAAAACCATGTGAATTTCCCACCGGAAATATGCTATTGGAAACGCGCTGGACTTGCATCACACAAGAACGTCGGCAAGAAGATCGGATTGGAGGAACGGCATGGGTCGGCGAGTTCCGTATGCGTATGATCGATGTGTCGTCGGGATAGTGGCCGGTATGTGTCTGCTGGGAGGGAACGTCTACGCAGGCGATGCGAATGAGAAGAAGACGGATGATGCGGCGATAAAAGCGGTGCTGGATTGCCGTTACCAACACGCTCCCGACTTTTCCGGGGAGAAGGTAACGAGCGAAGTCCTTCCATCGGACGATCTCTTTCGTCCCCTCTTGGCCGACCCGAAACAGCCGCAGTTCTTTGCTCTCTGGCAGTCCCAGCAATCGCTCATTGAACGGACTTCTGCGAACATTGGGTCGGTCGGCATTGGAGAAAATTTTGGATTCTATACCAGGCGCAACGGATGTAACGGGTGGCAAATCAGCCTGCTGACCGGCATTTTCGCGCAATTTGAATTAGATACGTCGAATGCCGCGCTCGTCAATGTCGACTTCAACGTGGGCATACCGCTGACCTGGCGTCATGGAAACTGGTCAGGACGCCTACGCTTTTATCATCAGAGCAGTCACATTGGGGATGAGTTCCTTGGAGCTCACCCTGGTTTTAAGTCCATTGGTCTTCAATTTGAAGAGGTCGACCTGATCGTGTCCTATGATCTGCGGGCATGGATGCGTCTGTATGGAGGAGGAGCGGTGAAGATCAACCGTCAACCGTCCACGATTGAGCGCGGTACAGCGCACTGGGGATTTGAAGCACGGACACCGACACCGGCTGCGGAATCATATCTGTTTGGTCTGCTCTCGAATCCGATTCTCTTCACGCCCGTCCTGACGGCGGACTTCAAATCCGTCGAAGCGCAGGACTGGTACATCAACACGAATCTGTTGATGGGTTTCGATATGTTTCGGGCCGGTTCCTTTAAGCGTATGAGGATTCTCTTCAATTACTATCATGGATATAATCCCTATGGGCAATTTTTCTATTCACAGAAGACCGAATCGTTCGGACTCGGGGCTTATTTCATGTTTTAACGTGCGGGACGCGGGAATCCGTCAATGTTCCATCTACAGGGGCCGGAGCAAGATCCGTTCAGCATCGGGGACAGGCGACGCCGATGAATAACAAGGTCTCATTTTCCATCTGGTACATCCTCCTCGCCGTCATGGCGGTGGTGTTCGTGCATGACTTCATTCTCGCTCTCAACAAAGTCGAAGAGCTTCCCTACAGTGAATTCAAGAAGCTGGTGGAGGACGGCAAGGTGGCGGAAGTCTCGGTGACCAGCCAAGTGCTGACCGGAAAGTTGAAGCCCGAGGGGGAATCCAAAGAACAAAAAGCCTTTGCGACCGTGCGGGTCGAAGACCCGGATCTCGTCCGTGAGCTCAACCGACATGGAGTGATTGTTACCGGTGTCATCGAGTCCACGTTTTGGCGTGATCTTTTGTCGTGGGTCATCCCGGCCGCCCTCTTTGTCGGCATTTGGTTCTTCATCTTTCGTCGACTGGGTCAGGCTCAGGGCGGTTTCATGCAGGTCGGTCAGTCCAAGGCCAAGATCTACGTGGAGACGGACGTCAAGGTGACGTTCGCGGATGTGGCGGGCGTGGATGAAGCCAAGGAAGAACTGCGCGAGGTGATCGAGTTCCTCAAGACGCCGGAGAAATTCACCAGGCTGGGCGGCAAGATTCCCAAGGGCATCCTGCTAGTCGGCCCGCCGGGCACCGGGAAAACGTTGCTGGCCCGCGCCGTGGCCGGTGAAGCCGGCGTGACATTCTTCAGCATCAGCGGCTCGGAGTTCGTCGAGATGTTCGTCGGCGTCGGCGCGGCGCGGGTTCGTGACTTGTTCGAACAAGCCAAGGGCAAAGCTCCTTGCATTATTTTCATCGACGAATTGGATGCGCTGGGAAAGGCGCGCGGCGTGGGCCCCATGGCGCATGAGGAACGCGAACAAACTCTCAACCAGTTGTTGGTGGAGATGGACGGATTCGATCCTCGGGTCGGCGTCATTCTCATGGCCGCGACCAACCGCCCGGAAATTCTCGATCCTGCGCTGCTCCGCGCGGGACGATTCGATCGCCATGTGACCGTGGATCGCCCCGATAAAAAGGGCCGTTTGGATATTCTTCGCGTTCATGCCAAAAAGGTCGCGTTGAGCCGGGAGGCCGATCTCGAGCAGATTGCCGCAATGACCCCGGGATTTTCCGGTGCGGATTTGGCGAATGTCGTCAATGAGGCGGCGCTGTTGGCGGTACGACGCGGCAAGGACCAGGTGGGCATTTCGGAATTGCACGAAGCCGTGGAGCGAACCATCGCCGGTCTAGAGAAAAAGAATCGCGTCCTGAATAAGATGGAGAAAGAACGGGTCGCGTTCCATGAAACCGGCCATGCACTCGTCGCTCTTTCCATACCGGGCTCCGATCAGGTGCAGAAGATCTCCATCATTCCTCGCGGCGTGGCGGCGCTGGGCTACACCTTGCAGCTTCCGACGGAGGACCGATTTCTGATGACGAAATCGGAATTGGAGAATAAAGTCGCCGTGCTGCTCGGTGGAAGGATTGCCGAAGAAACGATTTTCGGGGAAGCCTCCACGGGAGCGCAGAACGATCTCGTCAAGGCCACGGACATCGCCAAGAGCATGGTGAAGGCCTACGGAATGAGCGAGAAACTCGGCACCATCACGTTGGAACGGGAGCGACAGCCTCAGTTCCTCCAGCTTCCTGTCGCTTCCGAAAAAGGCGATTATTCCGAAGAGACCGCCCGTGAAATAGACTGCGAGGTACGGCGGATCGTGGATGAGCAGTACGAACGGGTGAGGCGATTGCTGGAAGATCGAAAGGCCGTACTGCAACAAGGAGCCCGGCTCTTGTTGGAACGGGAAGTGATTACCGGAGCGGAGCTGAAAGCGATCATGGAAAGCCATTGAGTCGCTCGTTGAGCGTGAAGCGTGAAACGTATCTCGCAAGGCCGAGGAGTGGTCACTGGTCATTCGTCATCAGTCATTCTTCATTGACCAATGACTATTGACGAATGACTGAGTTTTACGCTTCACCAGATGCGCTGCACAGAGTGTGAGCCCGATGGAACCGGCAACCATCTCCGTCAAAGATAATGTGATTCACTGCCGAGGGTCTTGGACCCTTCCGCACTTGTCTCAACTGGAGCGGGGAGGCCGAGCGCTCCGATGGCCTGATGGCCCCACCGTCCTTTACGATGCCGGCGAAGTGACCGCTATGGATACGGGTGGCGCGCTCATACTGCAGCGCTGCATCGAGGGCGTGCGGCACAAGGGACAGCAGACCGCCCTCCAAGGGTTGAAGCCTGAATTCGCCGAATTGCTCCGAAAAGTCGACGCTCAATGGTCTCCGCCCGAGCGAGAGGCCTCGGTCGGTCCAAAATGGATGGAAAGTTTCGCGCATGCCGTGCAATCTCGACAAGCGTCCGCGATTCGCGCGCTCGCATTCGTCGGAGAAAGCACCATCGCATTCAGCCGGGCGCTGATACGGCCGACTTCCATTCGATGGCGGGCGCTCCTGCGGATCGTGGAACTGGACGGGGTGCGGGCCTTGCCGATCACCGGCCTGCTGACGTTTCTGGTCGGGGTCGTCATCGCCTATCAAGGCGCGGAACAGCTCCGTAAGTTCGGCACGAACATTTTTATCGTGGATCTGGTCGGCATCTCGCTGTTGCGTGAAATCGCCCCGTTGATCGTGGCGATCCTCATCGCCGGTCGTTCGGGATCCGCCTATGCGGCTGAGATCGGCACCATGAAGGTCACGGAAGAATTGGACGCAGTGCGGACATTGGGCATCTCGCCCATGAATCTGCTCGTGTTGCCTCGGGCGTTGGCCCTGGTCATCGCCCTGCCTCTGTTGACCGTGTATGCCGACGTGGTGGGCGTGTTCGGCGGCATGCTGATTGCGTTGGGAGAGCTGAACGTGAGTTTTGTAGAGTTTATCGCTCGATTCGAAGAAGCCGTTCCCGTGCGGCATTTTCTCATCGGCTTGGGAAAGGCACCGTTCTTCGCGGCGATCATCGCGTTGGTGGGCTGCTACCAGGGATTTCAGATCAGAGGCGGTGTAGACGATGTCGGCCGACATACCACCATCAGCGTCGTGCAGGGGATCTTTGGAGTGATCGTGTTCGACGCCATCTGCAGCATCCTCCTGAATTGGTGGGATCTGTAGCGATGAGGAATAGGAAGGCTGAGGCTCAGGTTGAGGTTGAGGCCGAGACAGTCTCCGGAGATTCCTTGACCTTAACCTCAGCCTCAGCCTGCGCGAGAGCGTACCTATGATATCGGCGACAGAAACCACGACGCCGATCATCGAAGTGAGCCATGTGACGACACGGTTCGGATCGGCGGTCGTGCATGAAGACGTCAGTCTGTCTATTCGGAGGGGTGAAATTTTCGCGATCGCGGGCGGGAACGGGTCCGGCAAGACTACGTTGTTGCGGGAGATCATCGGCCTCATCACGCCCTCGGCGGGAACGATACGGCTGTTCGGAATAGACAGCCGGCGATTGGAGACGGGCGACGGCCATCCCATCCACCGCCGGTTCGGCGTCATGTTCCAGCATGGCGCCCTGTTTAGTTCGTTCACGCTGGCTGAAAATGTCGCCGTGCCGCTGCGCGAGCATACGGCGCTGAGTGCGGAGTTGATCCGAGACATCGTCGCGGCCAAAATTGCGATGGTGGGACTCCCGCCGGACAGTGCCGACAAATATCCCAACGAACTCAGCGGGGGGATGCAGAGACGGGCTGCGCTCGCCCGAGCGATCGTCATGGACCCGGAGTTGTTGTTTCTCGACGAACCGACGGCCGGGCTCGATCCGATCATCGCCGCAGCGTTTGATGATCTCGTCCTCTCGTTGAAAAGTCTCCATGGACTGACGGTAGTGATGGTGACACACGACCTGGATTCACTGTGGCGGATCGCCGATCGTGTGGCGGTGCTCGGCGGTGGAAAGGTGTTGGGAGTCGGCACGATGCAGGAGTTGTCTCGATCGGACGACCCTGTCATCCGGGAATACTTCCAAGGTCCACGGGGGAGGGCGGCACGCGAACAGGCGGTCTGGAACCGGGGAGGCGTGAGGCGTGAGGCGTGAGGCGTGAAAAAGGTCATTGGTCAACGGTCACTGGTCAAATGGACGTAGAAATTCCAATGACTACTGACTGGTGACCAATGACTCAGAGTTCTGACTCGCGAGATGTGAGCGTCTGAAGGCACAAAGATGGAACCCAAAGTCAACTATATTCTGGTCGGCTCGTTCGTGGTGTTTCTTGGAGCGGCTGTCCTGGTTGGAATTCTATGGTTAGGGAAGACCGATTACCGCGGCTCTTACGACCGGTACGAGGCCTACATGCGGGAGTCGGTTGCGGGATTGAGCGTCAATTCCACGGTCAAATATCGTGGCGTCGACGTGGGTCGGATCAAGACCATTGCCTTGCATCCCACCAATCCGGAGGAAGTCCTGCTGACGATGGACATCATGCATGGGACGCCG from Nitrospira sp. includes the following:
- a CDS encoding phosphoketolase family protein; translation: MMMMMKENTPPLNAALLKQMDAYWRAANYLSVGQIYLLDNPLLRKPLTLEHIKPRLLGHWGTTPGLNFIYVHLNRIIKRDDLDMIFICGPGHGGPAVVANVYLEGTYSEVYPDVSQDEEGMKRLFRQFSFPGGIPSHVAPETPGSIHEGGELGYALSHAFGAAFDNPDLIVACVIGDGEAETGPLAASWHSNKFLNPVTDGAVLPILHLNGYKIANPTILARISHDELHSLLIGYGYEPYYVEGSEPEPMHQAMAGTLDAVLAHIKSIQQKARQQAAEGQGLPARPRWPVIVLRSPKGWTGPKEVDGKRTEGYWRSHQVPMAEMASKPAHIGLLESWMKSYRPNELFDENGTLMPELAALAPSGQHRMGANPHANGGLLLRDLRLPDFRDYAVDVSIPGAVVGEATKVLGSFLRDTVTKNMRNRNFRIMAPDELTSNRLGAVLDVSDRVWMAEREPDDDHLAPDGRSMEILSEHTCQGWLEGYLLTGRHGLFTTYEAFVHIVDSMFNQHAKWLKTCHEIPWRRPVASLNYLLTSHVWRQDHNGFSHQDPGFIDHVVNKKADVIRIYLPPDANCLLSVMDHCLRSRDYVNLIVAGKQPALQYMDMDAAVKHCTAGIGIWEWASNDKGGEPDVVMGCAGDIPTLETLAAVQLLREYVPSLKIRVVNVVDLMKLQDKNEHPHGLPDKHFDTFFTADKPIIFAYHGYPWLIHRLTYRRTNHKNLHVRGYKEEGTTTTPFDMVFLNDMDRYHLASDVIERVGLGSAAAYAKQAIRDKRIEHKEYIRKHGEDMPEIREWKWDASKSFMGRTRPSTNATG
- a CDS encoding Cell division-associated, ATP-dependent zinc metalloprotease FtsH; the protein is MNNKVSFSIWYILLAVMAVVFVHDFILALNKVEELPYSEFKKLVEDGKVAEVSVTSQVLTGKLKPEGESKEQKAFATVRVEDPDLVRELNRHGVIVTGVIESTFWRDLLSWVIPAALFVGIWFFIFRRLGQAQGGFMQVGQSKAKIYVETDVKVTFADVAGVDEAKEELREVIEFLKTPEKFTRLGGKIPKGILLVGPPGTGKTLLARAVAGEAGVTFFSISGSEFVEMFVGVGAARVRDLFEQAKGKAPCIIFIDELDALGKARGVGPMAHEEREQTLNQLLVEMDGFDPRVGVILMAATNRPEILDPALLRAGRFDRHVTVDRPDKKGRLDILRVHAKKVALSREADLEQIAAMTPGFSGADLANVVNEAALLAVRRGKDQVGISELHEAVERTIAGLEKKNRVLNKMEKERVAFHETGHALVALSIPGSDQVQKISIIPRGVAALGYTLQLPTEDRFLMTKSELENKVAVLLGGRIAEETIFGEASTGAQNDLVKATDIAKSMVKAYGMSEKLGTITLERERQPQFLQLPVASEKGDYSEETAREIDCEVRRIVDEQYERVRRLLEDRKAVLQQGARLLLEREVITGAELKAIMESH
- a CDS encoding ABC transporter, permease protein (cluster 9, phospholipid), which codes for MEPATISVKDNVIHCRGSWTLPHLSQLERGGRALRWPDGPTVLYDAGEVTAMDTGGALILQRCIEGVRHKGQQTALQGLKPEFAELLRKVDAQWSPPEREASVGPKWMESFAHAVQSRQASAIRALAFVGESTIAFSRALIRPTSIRWRALLRIVELDGVRALPITGLLTFLVGVVIAYQGAEQLRKFGTNIFIVDLVGISLLREIAPLIVAILIAGRSGSAYAAEIGTMKVTEELDAVRTLGISPMNLLVLPRALALVIALPLLTVYADVVGVFGGMLIALGELNVSFVEFIARFEEAVPVRHFLIGLGKAPFFAAIIALVGCYQGFQIRGGVDDVGRHTTISVVQGIFGVIVFDAICSILLNWWDL
- a CDS encoding ABC transporter, ATP-binding protein (cluster 9, phospholipid) — encoded protein: MISATETTTPIIEVSHVTTRFGSAVVHEDVSLSIRRGEIFAIAGGNGSGKTTLLREIIGLITPSAGTIRLFGIDSRRLETGDGHPIHRRFGVMFQHGALFSSFTLAENVAVPLREHTALSAELIRDIVAAKIAMVGLPPDSADKYPNELSGGMQRRAALARAIVMDPELLFLDEPTAGLDPIIAAAFDDLVLSLKSLHGLTVVMVTHDLDSLWRIADRVAVLGGGKVLGVGTMQELSRSDDPVIREYFQGPRGRAAREQAVWNRGGVRREA